The Lycium barbarum isolate Lr01 chromosome 9, ASM1917538v2, whole genome shotgun sequence genome has a segment encoding these proteins:
- the LOC132610546 gene encoding patellin-4-like gives MREEAVVPVSEDIIDDIMSSDNDSDDHLDHDENEQNISDDHQPGQLLAFPLDILDLKSSRKNALLRLRCRVEDAILGGYIYGKNKNKLLSVKSITEDLTGISLWGVPLLPIKGNGNTNTDIVLMNFLKAKDYGVYDSFKMLRKTLRWRREFRVNEIVDEKFSPELDNLWYTDNGKDKEGRILCYNVFRNIKNKELEEEIWGRHNHHHECLRWRVHIIEKAIQQLEFKQGGVNSVLMITDLGNSPGNSWREVRWINRKMMSLVHDHYPGIIYKNILINVPVWFSTVHALNLRMITQKSKNTFIFVKPSKVTETLLKYISPENLLAEYGGLKKEKDVEFSTDDKVLDISIKPCSVGLIKMPVKEVEVTITWDLIVVGNEVTYKEEFIPDDDCSYRVLLQEDKKMVESVRNSFHIREEGKIVITIDNPTYKKKTAFYRYKTKPSVPMYMYLK, from the exons ATGCGGGAGGAAGCAGTTGTCCCTGTATCTGAAGATATAATTGATGACATTATGAGTAGTGATAATGATTCAGATGATCATCTTGATCATGATGAAAATGAACAAAATATTTCTGATGATCATCAACCTGGCCAATTATTAGCTTTTCCTCTTGACATTCTTGACCTGAAATCTTCAAGAAAAAATGCTTTGCTTAGATTACGTTGTAGGGTGGAAGATGCAATTCTTGGTGGATACATTTATGGTAAAAATAAAAACAAGTTGTTATCTGTTAAGAGTATTACTGAGGATTTGACAGGTATTTCATTATGGGGTGTTCCTTTATTGCCTATTAAAGGGAATGGGAACACGAACACGGATATTGTTTTGATGAATTTCTTGAAAGCTAAGGATTATGGTGTGTATGATTCGTTTAAAATGTTGCGAAAAACGTTGAGATGGAGGAGGGAATTTAGAGTTAATGAGATTGTTGATGAGAAATTTAGTCCTGAGCTTGATAATTTGTGGTATACAGATAATGGTAAGGATAAGGAAGGAAGGATATTGTGTTATAATGTATTTAGGAATATCAAGAACAAAgaattggaagaggaaatctggggtaggcataatcatcatcatgagTGTCTTAGGTGGAGAGTACATATTATTGAGAAGGCAATTCAACAACTTGAATTTAAACAAGGTGGGGTTAATTCTGTTTTGATGATTACAGATTTGGGAAATTCACCAGGAAATTCTTGGAGAGAGGTTCGTTGGATTAATAGAAAGATGATGAGCTTGGTTCATGATCATTATCCTGGAATCATCTACAAGAAT ATATTGATTAATGTTCCTGTTTGGTTTTCGACGGTCCATGCACTTAACCTGCGAATGATCACGCAAAAAAGCAAGAACACCTTCATATTTGTTAAGCCATCGAAAGTTACAGAGACTCTTCTCAA GTACATTAGCCCAGAAAACTTATTGGCTGAATATGGTGGACTCAAAAAAGAGAAGGATGTTGAGTTTTCAACTGATGATAAAGTTCTAGATATAAGCATCAAACCATGTTCAGTTGGCCTCATTAAAATGCCTGTCAAAGAG GTTGAGGTGACCATAACTTGGGATTTGATAGTGGTGGGCAATGAAGTGACTTACAAAGAAGAATTTATACCAGATGATGATTGCTCATACAGAGTGTTGCTTCAAGAAGATAAGAAAATGGTGGAGAGTGTAAGGAATTCCTTTCATATTAGAGAAGAAGGGAAAATTGTGATCACTATTGATAATCCTACTTACAAGAAGAAAACTGCCTTCTACAGATACAAGACTAAGCCTAGTGTACCTATGTATATGTACCTAAAGTAA
- the LOC132610545 gene encoding 11S globulin seed storage protein 2-like: MVVTTRLLLAILFSAFLLSAANAVRDYQGQKGQYGQRGTRLTQAQQCRLQRLTASHPTDRIESEGGVTELWDENEEQFQCAGVAPMRLVVRCNSLSLPNFHPMPRLVYVERGQGILGITHPGCAETFQSQPQTFQAGREPRGERGQGRRGDQHQKVHRIRQGDIVAIPAGAAHWAFNDGEEEFVAIMVNDLNHRSNQLDQNMRAFYLAGGVPESGRQRTQAGLRRQQSTQRFQNIFRAFDTELMAEAFNIPQELVRRMQEQSERGLIVNVREGMSMIRSDEEEEEFEERPRRGQQWWEEVSGNGLEENICTMKIHTNIETQRQADGYSRQAGKVNHVGRIKLPVLKYIDMSASKVNLYPNALFSPHWTLTGHSVLYVQRGDAQVQVVDHSGQQVMNDRVNQGEMFVVPQYFPATLRAGQNGFEFVVFRTSSQPMNNQLAGYTSVIRAMPVEVLTHAYQISPNQAQRLKTNRGGESLLLSPQRRFS; this comes from the exons ATGGTGGTCACTACTAGGCTCTTGCTAGCTATACTCTTCTCTGCTTTTCTCTTATCTGCAGCAAATGCAGTTAGAGATTATCAGGGTCAGAAAGGTCAGTACGGTCAGCGAGGCACTCGTTTGACTCAAGCTCAACAATGCCGTTTACAAAGGCTCACTGCTAGCCATCCCACCGACCGCATAGAGTCAGAGGGCGGCGTCACTGAGTTGTGGGACGAGAACGAGGAGCAATTCCAGTGCGCTGGAGTTGCTCCTATGAGGCTTGTTGTTCGCTGTAATTCTCTTTCTCTGCCTAACTTTCATCCCATGCCACGCTTGGTTTACGTCGAGCGTGGCCAGGGAATACTTGGTATTACCCACCCGGGCTGTGCTGAGACTTTCCAGTCTCAGCCACAGACCTTCCAGGCTGGCAGAGAGCCAAGGGGAGAGAGGGGCCAAGGCCGCAGAGGCGACCAGCACCAGAAAGTCCACCGCATTCGCCAAGGTGATATCGTGGCAATTCCAGCTGGCGCTGCTCATTGGGCCTTTAACGATGGTGAGGAAGAGTTTGTCGCCATCATGGTTAACGACCTCAACCATCGGTCCAACCAGCTCGACCAGAACATGAGG GCATTTTACTTGGCTGGTGGAGTACCAGAAAGTGGGAGGCAAAGAACTCAAGCTGGTCTAAGACGACAGCAAAGCACGCAGAGGTTCCAGAACATTTTCCGTGCTTTTGATACAGAATTGATGGCTGAGGCCTTCAACATTCCACAAGAGCTTGTGAGGAGGATGCAAGAACAGAGCGAACGTGGATTAATTGTCAATGTCAGGGAAGGAATGAGCATGATTAGGtccgatgaagaagaagaagaatttgaAGAGCGTCCACGACGAGGACAACAGTGGTGGGAGGAAGTAAGTGGAAATGGATTGGAAGAAAACATTTGCACAATGAAAATCCACACCAACATTGAAACCCAAAGACAAGCTGACGGCTACTCAAGGCAAGCCGGGAAAGTTAACCATGTCGGTCGCATAAAACTTCCCGTCCTTAAGTACATAGACATGAGTGCTTCAAAAGTGAACCTATATCCG AATGCACTGTTTAGCCCACATTGGACACTGACCGGCCACAGCGTGCTATACGTGCAAAGAGGAGATGCGCAAGTGCAAGTAGTAGATCACAGCGGGCAACAAGTGATGAACGACAGAGTGAATCAAGGAGAGATGTTTGTAGTTCCTCAGTACTTCCCCGCAACTCTGAGAGCCGGGCAGAATGGATTTGAATTTGTGGTGTTTAGGACAAGCAGTCAACCAATGAACAACCAACTTGCAGGTTACACATCAGTGATTAGAGCAATGCCTGTTGAGGTCCTTACACACGCCTACCAGATTTCTCCGAATCAAGCTCAGCGTTTGAAGACGAACCGGGGTGGAGAGAGTTTGCTGCTATCTCCCCAGAGAAGGTTCTCTTAA